The stretch of DNA ATCAGCTGTGGAAGTTTTATTTGAAGTTCATTAGTCATGTTAttcacacaattgcagacataCTAAGAGGACAACTGTGGTTTTCTATATTGTTTGGtgtctttttttaaaatgaCGCAAAACTAGCATTGTGTATTCTCCTAGCTTTTAGTTTAAgctaaattaattattattatttttgtcattttgtgttatttttaaatatttgtggTCGTTTAGTGTGGCTGGAAGTAGATGGAGTTGCCAGTTCGCAAGTTCATACTGGGAGCCTCAATCCTGGTGTGCTAAGTTCCTGAGGGAGCATGGAGAGTGAAAACTATTTGTAGAgacttaaaaagaaagaaagaaagaggttTAAAAAAACTTGCAACCGATAATGAAATAAtccacattaattaattaactaatttgCCACATGTAAAACAATTTACCAAACTAAttattcttgtattttttattatataaatatttactaATAAATACTTTTAATTCATGTCAAATTACACTTTCGAAATGTTTTTGACATTGCACACATTTAGGATCAGACCTAAATTTTGTTcatatttataaacattttgAGACTAGGAAAACATAATGAGTGCGGTAGGGATGTACaagagtctcttaatgctgactgtTGGCCAAATACCGACTTGATCTGATCCTATCTTTGtttcaaatgaaaacaaaaaacaaaataatttttaaatcaTGAATCTGCCAGTTTGACAATCACAAAGTTTTTACATGGAATTTAGTGATCATTATATATGAGTAAAGGCTTTGTTATAAAAAGTTGAGGTGAAACCTATGCCACTGAGTAACATGCACTTCATGCTTGCCATAAGGATTTACACTTTTCAACAGTCACCATAGCATACTATGTCCAAAAATTGCACACATAATACATGTAGTGCTATATTTAGCAGCAATGTCTGGACACTGTGTTTGAATGGCATGTCGTAGAGACCCAGTGTTTGATGTCAGTTGGGGTGTTCCCATGGTGCCCCTGATTGCTTATCGCTTCCGATCAGGCAAGCGTCTTTTTTCTTATATAACTATTTTTTTGAATGATCTATTGTCACATAAATAATTGCACTAAATAGTATATGTTTTTATTACCATTTATGCCATTGATATAATAGAAATACATTGTTCCATTTTACTCCTGGTCTGCTTTGCAGTCATACTGACATATTTGCAATCAAACCAAAATTAAGGGGGAAAAGGGTGATGTGTGGCGCATGTATGACAACAGGCTGTAGAGGTCTGTACAAGGCCGGTGTGTCTGTGGATCCTGCGTAAGCCATGCAGTTATAAAATCTAAGCCCTGGGCCCTTAAACCTGGCTCAGTAAATTATGTGTTTAACAGTATTAAAGCACATGTGTTAATTTGTTCACGGAACATTGCATGTTTAAGCTGTCAAATTTTACTGTGGCTGCAGGCTAACTTGCACATGTCTTTACCAAGGCAATTGCACTAATGAATGCAATTCTAATGGTGGCTAGTTTTGAAACACTGCacagtgtggtaatgtgttgtTTGGGACCAAAGAAGTTAAAGCACAGAAATGTGGGCAGGTCTGTACAAAGACTCACTCGTGCTAAACTCTAGCTGCCAGAACACCTGTAACACAGCCATCTTATGACATCATTGACATCATTGGTTTGTTTAGATGCCTTTGGTTTGTATTGCATTTATACATTAAACGAAGCGTTCGTTTTAATCGAACCAAACTTGACTAGTATAAACACACCCCTAAAACCAGTTTTTAAACAAAGTTGACATCCCGGCTCATTTACATTACTGGGCTCTCCTTGCTAAGAAAACACTATGGACAATATTGGGGTCAGTAAAAATGATTGAGGACATGTCCATATTGTATGATGTCAATAACCAAGTTACCATGATGCTTATTTGTTGCCAATCAGCTTGAGGTAAGCTAAGCAGGGCATGTTGCTAATTTCGCTAAACAGTTTACAGAACTTTTTCATGCCAAGAGCCATCTGTGTCTACttgctgggtttgctgttcttttatTCAGCAAGTTATTCAAATATATAATGACCCTTGTTTGTTCTGTATTTAGATGTAATCCATTCAGCTCTGATCTTCatgacattaaaaaaacaaatgatcaCATGAAGCTTAATGTGAAACACAATCATTAACGTTTAAGTTGATCTCAATACTACCAGTCTTGTGGGAAAATGAGTTGGGGTCAGTCTGGGCTAATCGGATCACCATTGTTATGGTatgaatttattatatttaaagaaataattaCACATCATTTAAAATAACCAAAATGTAATAACGTTTAACTGTTTAAACATATTACTTTCCAAAACCAAACACGTTGAACTTTGTACTGGAAACCAGTGGAATATTAGATAAAGCAGTgtgcattttattatatttgagaGTGTGTAACACCTATTGGTAAGTGTTTTTAAAACTGTTGAAAATTTGCAGTGTGCTCATAGATCACAATTCAGCAATTAAAAGAACTGTTTGAATGaattcatgtttgttttttcattaacTGATTATTCTATGTGTCTGGCCCATAATTGCTGTTAAGTCAGTCAGCtcttttgtttatattatatacaactCATGTTGCTTAGAATGAGGACTTTATAATGGTTTAATGAAAAAAAGTCTTTTAAATGTGTGGAGGAACATGCATAACATAAGCCGCTCCCAGTTTACAAAGGTACACTGCACTCAGGTGCCTCGTTTGACAGTGGATGATAATGATACCCTCAAAGGTGAAAGGTTTATCAGTGGtacagttttacatttacatttttcaatGTTAGGGTATCAGTTTTAggacatttttaatgtaattaggCATAGAAATCGTTACACCCTTCCAAAACACAGCTATTGCCGCTACATACACTTACATTGACCATGTGCTTTGTATTTTCAGGGGCAAGACCTTCTCTCGCTAgaagacatttactccaacccCAGGCTCCTTAGAAAAGGCCTCTCAACGTCAGTGCCTTCTTGGACGGGAGAGAAGGCCTTTTCAGTcattgtctctttttttgttgtttttcttttttaagaatATATGCttcataaataaaatgtcagacattttaaaaagggcattccttccttggagcataTCAAATCGTATATTAAAAccataaatatatagatatatctgtataaaatgaacattttgataCAAAATCTTTTACTCTGGATACTTGTTGCTGTCTTGCTACTACACCAACTTACATGTGTTCAAACAGTATACCTGGTTGCGGCCCTTGAGTTTATTGCCCCTCCCCTTCTCTTTCTTGTCTGTCACAAATTACCGCTGTCAGTGGATGGTACAACATAACAAATAAAAACGCCTTCTTTTGGAActgttctgttttgtgtttCCTGAGAACCTCAAACAGTTTCTGTCCTTGCTTGCCAAGTACTAGCATGATTGTGGTTGCTTCTATGTAATTAGTTGTGCACCTGAACTGATGATTTTAACTGCTACGTCATGCACACACTTCTGTTTGAGTTCAGAGGAAAtggttttttgtgtgtgtgtgtgttaagcaagctgttttttgttgttgttttttttttggggggggggggggggggtctcccACCGGCCACCTGAagtaaccttttttttttttttttttttaatctgtgtgatctgcAACTTAACCTGCCTTTTTGGTCCCTTTATACTGCTTAAGATTATACATAAAGAGTAATGCTGGTCAGCGGTGGTTAAAACAGGCTTGAATTAGTTTCTATCTCTAGCTGAGTTATTTGACTGTTTTAGTGAagtgtttcttttattttaatattgatCTTGGTACATGCTGTATGTACAGTTGTGGAAAGATTGTGTGTAGAGTTTTTCCCTGTTTGTGTAatatataggtgtgtgtgtgtgtgtgtgtgtgtatatatatatatataatcatataatctCTTTGTGGTCAGCTACAAACTGAATTAATTGAAGCAGGGACTTCTTGTTGCTTATCtttagacagtgacactggtgttcaaGCAGTGTTCATGGCAGATGTGTGCTTTGGTTGTTCTGTCGGCGGTTTCTGATAATCCAAAACCATTTCCTCTCAGTGGAGACAGTTTCAGCCCTCATCCAGATCTTGTAATAGCCTTTACATTTGTCTGTACTAACTTAACAGTCTAGCccttattaatattttaattttaatttttaaatatcaaTTTCAGATTATAACACAAAAACCATGAGTGACACAGAacgcatttattttatttttttattgccacagaCCTCTGTATGAGGTTCAGTTATGATTTCAGATCCAGTACAATGTCATATTAAAGGAAGAAGAGTAAAGGTCTCCTCGTCTGCTCAATTCTGACCAATGTATGGAACCATTTGCAGACCATCACAGATGAACGCAGTCTAATTTCGAGGCTTAGATGGGCCTGTGGAACAAGACAGCAATTTATATGgttaaaatcattaaaattgTTTCAGATTACATCATACTACAAATTAACAACTAAGCAACAACAGGTTCTGATTTAGTATGCCCCATGCTTGTAAAGACACATTTAGTTATTGATGTAGCATTGGAAAAgatttattagtctatttagtCTGTTCTAACAAGTTCTTTAAACTCACCATCACTCTGTACAGCCTGTTCTAAGGAAAACTCTGCACTGTGGGAGGAAATGATGGAGAACAAACATTAACTACATAAGCAACTCAAAACAACTCTGCCCTTTGAAATCCCCCATGAAAATAGAAGCCCTGAAATATCTCTGAAGACATCCAACTAAACTCCTGAAATCTCTGACCCGTCATCGGTTCCTCCCAGCAGCCTGCGGTAGCCATCAATCTCGGCTTCCAGCTTCATCTTGATGTTGAGCAGGGCCTGGTACTCCATGGCCTGCCGCTCTACCTTGTCTCGCACTCTAGTCAGCTCAGCCCCAAGCTGCTGGAGGATACGGTTCAGGCGGGCCATTTCCCGCCCATAACGACCCTCCGAGTCCTTCAGGGTTTCTTCCAAAGACAGAATCTGAACAACAGCATCAACAATAACAACGTTCATTTGTTGTGCATAGTAGGGGAGACTGGCTCGGGTTGTAACACCTCCAGTTCTATCAGAAATAAGGACGCTATTATTACTGTAACAAGCCCACCAGCCTCAGATCTGACAGAAGTTAGAAGTTAGACTTTGTGTGAAAGTTACCGTGCTCTGCAAAGCCTGAACGTCAATTTCTCGCAACTGTTTTTGTCTGCGAAGCTCATTTAGCTCAGTTCTGCTGGTCTGCAGGGACTCAGTGTTTCTCGCCACCTCTACTTTGATGTTTTCAAACTGTAAAAAaggttaaatatataaataaatagaccaATGGAAGTGGTGTCATAAAGAACTGGTAAGAAAATACTCGAGTTACTGGCACTAGCTCTTGACTTTAAACTATAGGCTAGCAGGGGAGGGAATTGTCTTCACAGACGTACGTTAGCGTTACCTTGTTTTTGTACCACTCATCCGTCTCCTCGCGGTTCTTAACGGCCAGCTTTTCATACTGGTTGCGGATCTTGTTGATAGTGTCGCTCAGGTTGGACTGTGAGGAGTCCGTCTCGACGGTCACATTAGACTCCTTGATTTTCTCCTTCAGCACGGCAACTTCCTTCAGAACAGCCAGGAGACAAGAGAACAAGTGAGATCGTATTTATTTAGGCTGACGTTATTCGTCTTAAGAGGTGAAACTTTAACGTAAAACTTAAAGTAAACTTGCGTCGCGGTGCTCTTTCTGGAGGTAAGCGAGCTCCTCCCTGTTGGACTCGATCTGACTCTCCAGGTCGAGGCGCGCGAGCTGCGACTCATCAATCACTCTCCTCAGGTCGGCGAGGTCGTGCTCTACGCTCTGGCGCGCGATGTGTTCCGTCTCCAGCCTGACGAGAACCACAAACAACAGGAACAACTGTCAGTTGTAAAAAACGGTCTTGGCACCATGTATTTTTAAGGGATGGTGAAATCAGACAAACTAGCCATGTTGTGTCATTTAGATCTGTGATTTTCGCAGCTCATATTGCCCAAtaatatctgtctgcagagctaacaataataattgaCCTCCAACGGTCAACATTAAAACCCGGATGTTCTGTAAACTGCCTTGCAAACAACCTGTTTGCTCGTTTTTAGAATATTTTTGATAATAAAAAGGGTTTAAAAAGTGTATTATAAACTTATTCCATACTTGTTTTTGAAGTCCTCATTTGCCAGTTTGCTGTTGTCTATCTGCAGCAAAAGACGGGCATTTTCCATGGTCTTGTCACGGATCTACAGGCCAATAGGAAGAAAGTTAGTAGGGGAATTTTCCTTTTTAGCTTCACAAACAAGTTGAATGCTTCTCCTAGTCACTGTTTCGTTCCTCACCTCCTTTCTGAGATCAGCCAGTGGTTTTTTGATCTTGTCCCAGTCTTGGTCGACTGTCTGCCCCCTCTTCTCCAAGATGTCTCTGATTTGCTCCTGGAGCTCTTGGTTGGATTTCTCCAGCTTTCGCACTCTGCCCAGGTAGTCAGACAGGCGGTTGTTCAGGCTCTCCATGGTCTTCTTGTCATCAGCGGGTGCAGGAGCTGAGGCTCCACTGCCCAGAGGCTGCATCTGGCTCTCAGGGCGCAGGGCATTCCTCAAGGCCTGTAGAGTGGATACGGAAGCCCTGGTGCCCTGACCTCCTGCCCCACCGAACACACTGCTGGCACTGCTGCGAGACATTCTGCCAAAGTGGTTGAGAACAAGAAAGAAGGACAGACAAGTGTAAAATCACactatatatagacacacaagTAGATGAGTTGCTACTTATTTCAATAACTACTAAAATATAGCTGTGTAAGAAAGTAGATAAATTCTTTCTGTGAGTATATTTGCCAATTCTCAAAAAGTGTACATCCTAAACAGTACACCTGCTGATGGAGCTGTATAAATGGAACTAGTTCTTACTCACCTCTAAAAACAAAGTAACAGAAAGCAAGAAAAgacagcctggactgttgacctCTAGCCAGCTCTTTGCTTGTGTTTCCTGAAGGTGGATGGTTTTGTACAGCACTGTATCCGATGCCATTGAGCAAATGACACCCACACACTGGTCCAACGGGTTTTTGTCCCGAAAAAACAGGTTTTTGTCCCATCCTCCCCACCACGTCCTCAGCGAACATAATTCATGATGGGAGGTCCTGGCTCACCCTTAATAAGCAGGTGCCGTTCTCAGCTCCTCTGCACATCCATTTTTTTCCTATCTTGAGAACTTTTCATTACAGAAGTTTCTCCAGCAGAATGGCACAGAGAAGCAGCAGACCTGGCTTCAGCGCCCAGTCATACTCGCCTTCTTCGTCCAGGGGCTCCCCGAGTATTCCTTCTACTAAAGTGGACCCGCTGCTTAACTCACCAGTCAGTAAGGTGGATCCTCTGGACCAGCAAGCCAAGACGAAGGAGAAAGATCAGATGGTTGGACTCAATGACAAGTTTGTTGCATTCATTGACAAGGTAAAGAGCCAGAAGCAGACCTTAGTGGCATACCTATTACCTATCAGATCTTTTTGTTTCACAGTAAATACTAACTTAAACGCAGGCACAAAAAAGACCAGTttcaatgtttatttttaatgtttaatgatctaatatttttaatgtttttctgtGCATGAGGGAACATATGTTACTGAACACAAATTAAAAGTGTTAAGGCAACTAAaaattgaaaaataaataaaatgcattgtctttttttgtacacTAGGTGCCACCATCTAGTAAAAAATTATCATTAACATTAAGTGTTGTTTAAATGGCTGCACCAAATAAAcagaatttctttatttttcttgttttcctAAGCAAATGTGCGTTTAATTAAGGTATTGGCTAAATGAAGTAGCTGGCACATTACTGTTCCCATTTAAGATGCTGTTCCAAAAACAAGGacattgtatttatttgaattGGACACATTTGACCAGGGAAGTCTGGTGTGTGTAAATCAGGGGTGTAGTCCAATAATAGTTTTCTGATCATCCTACTGTAACACAGATATTAGTAATTTAATTGATTCCACATTTGTCACttaaatgttttgctctcaAAGCTACAAGAGAAAGGTTACATTAAATCAGGAATTTGCAATTCTAATTGTGGGGCCTCACACTATTCTCATAGTTTTCTATCTAGCTACACCTGATTCGGCTCATAAGCTTTTAATGTGCtgggtcaggtgtgttagagtaTGGAGAACATGGGGACTCCAGGACTAACTTGTTGCATCAAATGGCCCTCTGCCATTGCAAGTTATTGAAATCTAtcagcagcacacctgatttaattTAGTGATGCTCTGATTAACCAAATGTAATACTGGGCTTCCTTAAGGAGAGATGTCCACCTTGCTTTACACATTTTCGTCTCCTGAGCAAAACTATCTTGGACTGCCTAAagtggccatgttggcagttgtttcacttgtaaattattttccaGACAGTGGGACAACTGagtattctttaaaaatctcAAATCTCAAACTAATATAAAACCTTCCTAAGACCTTAGTAAGCTATTTGGATCTGGCCATAGTAATAGCACTCATTTCAACAATCAAAAGCAGaccaaataaaataacaatgttCCAATAATCAGCAGACGATGGTGCATCTGATTCTAATTGTAGATATTATAAGTGGTAATAAATAAAGGAgggtcctaactttttcctcataaaaaaaattgttaCAAGACATCTCTttagttttatgtgtttagttgTATTACCTCCGTCTCTCAGTATTGTTTAAATTAAGATTACTTTTAGTCAATAAGTATGCTAAATTGTTTTCATGGAGTGTACTACATTACTGCTCATAAAATCACAACTTATTATATTACTGTCATATTTAGAATATTTTATGTTATATAAAATGTAACAAATCAGatgtcatttatatatatatataattagtcaATTAAATATTCTTAAAAATCTGCTGCCATTTAGGTTAGTCATTTAGAGGAAGAGAACAAAATCTTAGAAACCCGGCTGAAAATTCTACTGGAGCAGGACAGCTACAAGGGGAGCACAGATGACATTGTGAAAGAATTAGCTGCAGATCTGAGGCGACAGATTGATGAGCTTGACCGGGACAAGCAGAAGCTGGATTCAGAGCTGGTGAAATGCAACGAGGGAGTGGACAACACCCGGGTCAGGTAAGTGCACACATGGGGGAGTAGCAAGCATCAGTATGATACTGTATGAGTAAAGTATCAAAGACTCAAACACTGATGTTTATACTGGTAATGTAGGCTTGAGATAAATcccatttttttaaagatatgcACACAGAATGCCTTGAAACAGCATTTAATATCGTGTTCACAATGAATCCACCTTAAGAACTCCTGGGACATGATCTTGAGTTGCAATTACATAAACAACTGCTGTCCAGTGAGCCATGTAAGGAGGAGTTGGATGCAGAAACACTCTGGTATGCGCTCCATGTTGGGAGCAGTGCACAGAGCAGCAAGAACAGGCCATCATTAAAGCCATTCATCCAGCCTGTGCTTCCGCAGCTTAGTCTGTTTCCACTCAGTGTGAGCCCTGTTTTCTTCCACTGGTCACAAGGTCAGTGCAGCCTCCAGAGTTTACATTTATGACTTTATTAAACACTGTCTTTCAAACTTATTCTACATTTGACAGGTACGAGAATGAGATCCAGAAGAAGACTGACCTAGAAAATGACTTTGTTCTTTTCAAGAAGGTAAAGAAACCCATTCAAAATTTAATCATTTAAGACCTGTCAGTGTGCCATGATGAATGTCCTGCCTGTTACAGTGAGAGTTCTTGTGTTTCTGTTTTGTAGGACGTAGATGATTGCTATCTGCAGAGGGtgcagctggagctggagctggaggatGTCACAAGGGAACTGGAATTCCTAAGGCGTGGATTTGAGGAAGTAAATGAAAGCCACGGACCTTAACTCGTCCTCAGGGCCCCCCATATTTTTTTCTTCACCCTATTTGTTGCTAGAGAGCCACATACCTAAGAGGTTTGTGACTACC from Salminus brasiliensis chromosome 7, fSalBra1.hap2, whole genome shotgun sequence encodes:
- the LOC140559428 gene encoding keratin, type I cytoskeletal 18-like; amino-acid sequence: MSRSSASSVFGGAGGQGTRASVSTLQALRNALRPESQMQPLGSGASAPAPADDKKTMESLNNRLSDYLGRVRKLEKSNQELQEQIRDILEKRGQTVDQDWDKIKKPLADLRKEIRDKTMENARLLLQIDNSKLANEDFKNKLETEHIARQSVEHDLADLRRVIDESQLARLDLESQIESNREELAYLQKEHRDEVAVLKEKIKESNVTVETDSSQSNLSDTINKIRNQYEKLAVKNREETDEWYKNKFENIKVEVARNTESLQTSRTELNELRRQKQLREIDVQALQSTILSLEETLKDSEGRYGREMARLNRILQQLGAELTRVRDKVERQAMEYQALLNIKMKLEAEIDGYRRLLGGTDDGAEFSLEQAVQSDGPSKPRN